In Natrinema amylolyticum, the following are encoded in one genomic region:
- a CDS encoding amidohydrolase translates to MSYDVRTRLSDLRRAFHRHPEPGWREFRTTGRVVEELERIGVDEIAVGREALATDARMAVPSDADLEPWLERAREAGVRSDVLERTAGGHTGVIATLEQGSGPCIGLRVDLDAISMRESDESDHRPAAEGFRSEHEGYMHACGHDAHLAIALGTLEAVKESDFSGTLKVFFQPAEEISGGGKAMAESGYLSDVDYLLAIHVGLDHPTGEIVAGIEKPLAMAHLTATFEGASAHAGKAPNEGANAMQAAATAIQNAYAIPRHSEGMTRVNVGRIEGGTASNVIAEEVAIEAEVRGETTSLMEYTRTELERVLYAAAEMHDCDVAPRVISESPRVDSHPALRDLVGNVAWEVEGIERVISSEEFGVSEDVTYLMERVQDDGGLASYVLVGTDHPTSHHTPTFDIDEESLEIGVALLSETATEISRRRP, encoded by the coding sequence ATGTCCTACGACGTGCGAACCAGACTGAGCGATCTCCGGCGGGCGTTTCACCGCCACCCCGAACCCGGCTGGCGCGAGTTTCGGACGACCGGCCGCGTCGTCGAGGAACTCGAGCGGATCGGCGTCGACGAGATCGCCGTCGGCCGCGAGGCCCTGGCGACCGACGCGCGGATGGCCGTTCCGTCCGACGCCGACCTCGAGCCCTGGCTCGAGCGGGCGCGCGAGGCCGGCGTTCGATCCGACGTCCTCGAGCGCACCGCTGGCGGGCACACAGGGGTCATCGCGACCCTCGAGCAGGGGAGTGGTCCCTGCATCGGGCTGCGCGTCGATCTCGATGCGATCTCGATGCGGGAGTCCGACGAGAGCGATCACCGGCCGGCAGCGGAGGGCTTTCGCTCCGAACACGAGGGCTACATGCACGCCTGCGGCCACGACGCCCACCTCGCGATAGCGCTCGGCACGCTCGAGGCGGTGAAGGAGAGCGACTTTTCGGGGACGCTGAAGGTGTTCTTCCAGCCCGCCGAGGAGATCTCGGGGGGTGGGAAGGCGATGGCCGAGAGCGGCTACCTGAGCGATGTCGACTACCTGCTCGCGATCCACGTCGGGCTGGACCATCCCACGGGCGAGATCGTCGCGGGGATCGAGAAACCGCTGGCGATGGCGCACCTGACCGCGACCTTCGAGGGCGCGAGCGCCCACGCGGGGAAGGCCCCGAACGAGGGGGCGAACGCGATGCAGGCCGCGGCGACCGCGATCCAGAACGCGTACGCCATCCCCCGCCACAGCGAGGGGATGACGCGGGTGAACGTCGGCCGTATCGAGGGCGGTACCGCCAGCAACGTCATCGCCGAGGAGGTCGCGATCGAGGCCGAGGTCCGCGGCGAGACCACCTCACTGATGGAGTACACGCGCACGGAACTCGAACGGGTGCTGTACGCCGCCGCGGAGATGCACGACTGCGACGTCGCGCCGCGAGTGATCAGCGAGTCGCCCCGCGTCGACAGCCACCCCGCCCTGCGGGACCTCGTCGGAAACGTCGCGTGGGAGGTCGAGGGCATCGAGCGAGTGATTTCGAGCGAGGAGTTCGGCGTGAGCGAGGACGTGACCTATCTGATGGAACGCGTCCAAGACGACGGCGGCCTCGCCTCTTACGTCCTCGTCGGCACCGACCATCCGACCAGCCACCACACGCCGACGTTCGACATCGACGAGGAGAGCCTCGAGATCGGGGTAGCGCTGCTATCCGAGACGGCGACGGAAATCTCCCGTCGACGGCCGTGA
- a CDS encoding DUF4870 domain-containing protein — MSTNPSPTDSSTTEPGPSILAERTLLGIFVHFIAILPLVGLIATVVIYAVSNHEFTRANARNALDWHLFVSGSFLATFVLVFGLDALFEYVSLPGIVETVVFLPVFALAFVAIFLGFLSVFVWIVAMAKAIFGEAWRYPFVPELV, encoded by the coding sequence ATGTCAACGAACCCGTCACCGACCGACTCGTCCACGACCGAGCCCGGCCCGTCGATCCTCGCGGAGCGGACGCTCCTGGGGATCTTCGTCCATTTCATCGCGATACTGCCGCTCGTCGGACTGATCGCTACCGTCGTCATTTACGCGGTCTCGAATCACGAGTTCACGCGAGCCAACGCTCGGAACGCGCTCGACTGGCACCTGTTCGTCAGTGGCTCGTTCCTCGCGACGTTCGTCCTCGTGTTCGGACTGGACGCACTGTTCGAGTACGTCTCACTCCCGGGGATAGTCGAAACTGTCGTCTTCCTCCCAGTCTTCGCACTGGCGTTCGTCGCGATCTTCCTCGGATTCCTCAGCGTCTTCGTCTGGATCGTCGCGATGGCGAAAGCTATCTTCGGCGAGGCATGGCGCTACCCGTTCGTCCCCGAACTGGTGTGA
- a CDS encoding Rid family detoxifying hydrolase produces MSDIDSIETDGAPSTDNPYSQGVRAGDTCYVSGYGPVDPDTGEVVAGDIEAQTDRVLDNIAAVVADAGGDGLADVVKVTVYLTDLADYERVNAAYGARFGEEPPARVCVEVSRLPEDVRVELDAIAYLG; encoded by the coding sequence ATGTCCGATATCGATTCCATCGAGACCGACGGCGCACCGAGTACCGACAACCCCTATTCGCAGGGGGTTCGCGCCGGCGACACGTGTTACGTCTCCGGCTACGGCCCGGTCGATCCCGACACGGGCGAGGTCGTCGCGGGCGACATCGAAGCACAGACGGATCGGGTGCTCGATAACATCGCCGCCGTCGTCGCGGACGCCGGCGGTGACGGCCTCGCCGACGTGGTCAAAGTGACCGTCTACCTGACCGACCTCGCGGACTACGAGCGGGTCAACGCGGCCTACGGCGCACGGTTCGGCGAGGAGCCGCCGGCTCGAGTCTGTGTCGAGGTCTCGCGGCTCCCCGAGGACGTCCGCGTCGAACTCGACGCCATCGCGTACCTCGGCTAG
- a CDS encoding aspartate aminotransferase family protein, protein MTAGPPIDELHFEDAPTVDAVPGPNTRALLEKQREIDSSAVAYPDDIPIAFEEGKGATVRDADGNTYIDLFAGIGVLNVGHSNPYVLEAVHEQADKFVHTVDFPTEARLELIEKLDEIAPDGLRGQNKVVFGGPTGSDAIEASIKLSKYNTGGDGLIAFRGAYHGATTGAMSVTSNKKFKEHYTPLLSDVVHAPYPHPFRQDKTPEDAVDHALEEVQAIVEDPYGGLANPAGIIVEPIQGEGGIVTPPAGFLQGLRDIADDNDVTLVFDEIQSGLGRTGQWWASDWDGVAPDAMTSAKALGGVGFPLSATMYHEDLDTWGPGDHAGTYRGHVVGMRAGTRAIEYIQDHDLLAHARDLGEYIQGRLREAGEGNDRLADIRGKGLFIGAEFVDADGTPDGDLVDAIQQYCFERGVLIWTAGRHGNVLRFLPPLVLTRELAETALDVVVEAIEDVTEEAKRAA, encoded by the coding sequence ATGACCGCAGGACCGCCGATAGACGAACTCCACTTCGAGGACGCACCGACCGTCGACGCCGTTCCCGGGCCGAACACGCGGGCCTTGCTCGAGAAACAGCGGGAAATCGACAGTAGCGCGGTCGCGTATCCGGACGATATCCCGATCGCCTTCGAGGAAGGGAAGGGTGCGACGGTCCGCGACGCGGACGGCAACACCTACATCGACCTCTTCGCGGGGATCGGCGTGTTGAACGTCGGTCACTCGAACCCCTACGTGCTCGAGGCGGTCCACGAGCAGGCCGACAAGTTCGTCCACACGGTCGACTTCCCGACCGAGGCGCGGCTCGAACTCATCGAGAAGTTAGACGAGATCGCACCCGACGGTCTGCGGGGCCAGAACAAGGTCGTCTTCGGCGGTCCGACCGGCAGCGACGCCATCGAGGCGTCGATCAAACTGTCCAAGTATAACACCGGCGGCGACGGCCTGATCGCGTTCCGCGGTGCCTACCACGGCGCGACGACCGGCGCGATGAGCGTCACGTCGAACAAGAAGTTCAAAGAGCACTACACGCCGCTGCTCTCGGACGTCGTCCACGCGCCGTACCCCCATCCCTTCCGGCAGGACAAGACTCCTGAGGACGCCGTCGACCACGCGCTCGAGGAGGTGCAGGCCATCGTCGAGGACCCCTACGGCGGGCTCGCGAACCCCGCGGGTATCATCGTCGAACCCATTCAGGGCGAGGGCGGAATCGTCACGCCGCCGGCGGGCTTCCTGCAGGGACTGCGCGATATCGCCGACGACAACGACGTGACGCTCGTCTTCGACGAGATCCAGAGCGGCCTCGGCCGCACCGGGCAGTGGTGGGCCAGCGACTGGGACGGCGTCGCCCCCGACGCGATGACGAGCGCGAAGGCGCTGGGCGGCGTCGGCTTCCCGCTGTCGGCGACGATGTACCACGAGGACCTGGATACGTGGGGGCCGGGCGACCACGCCGGCACCTACCGCGGGCACGTCGTCGGCATGCGCGCCGGCACCCGCGCCATCGAGTACATTCAGGATCACGACCTGCTCGCGCACGCTCGCGATCTCGGGGAGTACATCCAGGGTCGGCTCCGCGAAGCCGGCGAGGGCAACGACCGGCTCGCCGACATCCGCGGCAAGGGCCTGTTCATCGGCGCGGAGTTCGTCGACGCCGACGGCACCCCCGACGGCGACCTCGTCGACGCGATCCAGCAGTACTGCTTCGAGCGCGGCGTCCTGATCTGGACCGCCGGCCGCCACGGCAACGTGCTCCGGTTCCTGCCGCCGCTGGTGCTCACCCGCGAGCTGGCCGAGACGGCGCTCGACGTCGTCGTCGAGGCGATCGAAGACGTGACCGAGGAAGCGAAACGAGCGGCCTGA